The genomic interval CCTCGAAGAAGTGGAAGTGCGAACCCACCTGGACCGGCCGGTCGCCCGTGTTGCCCACGGTCACCTCGGCGGTCTCCCGTCCCTCGTTCAGTGTCACGGTGCCCTCGCCGGGGACGACCTCCCCGGGGACGAACTCCTCAGACACGGTCGATCACACCTGTGACCCCGTTCGATTGGGTGCCAGACATATACGCACGTCTTTCGACACACCGGATAAACCGGTTCCTGTCGGCGCAATTAGCGCCTCTCTGTCGGATAAATCTCGAAATACGACGATTATGAGCGGAATAACTGCTGTTGTTCAATTTCGGGGCGGCTCAGTCTGTCCCGTCGAGACGGTCGGCTGCTTCTGCGACGGTCAACGGGGGCTCGCCTGCCCGCCCCTCGAACAGTCTGACGACCTGTGGGGGGCGGAGCGAACAGGCCGATAGCAACGCCGTGTCGGTCAGGATTTCGCGCGTGGGGCCGGTGGCCGCGACCTCCCCGGCGGCGTCGACGAGGATCACGCGGTCGGCGACGTGGGGGACGAGTTCGGTGTCGGGCGTCGAGACGACGAGGGTCGCCCCGTCGGCGACGAGTTCGTCGAAGAGGTCCAGGATCGTCGCCCGGTTCGCGGCGTCGACGTTGCTCAGTGGCTCGTCGAGCAACAGCACCTCCGGTTCGACGGTGAGTGCACTGGCGAGGGCCGCGCGTCGCTGCTGGCCTCCGCTCAGGCGAAAGGGCGGCTTCGACAGCAGTCCGTCCAGTTCCAGTCTCTCGGCGACTCGTTCGACACGACGGTCGACTTCGGCCGCGCTGCGGTCCTGCTGGGCCGGGCCGTAGGCCAGATCCTCGCGGACCGTCGGGTTGAACAGGTACTCGGCGGGGTTCTGCGTGAGGACGCTCAGCCGGTCACGCACCGCGTCTGCGTCGGTCGTCTCCTCGAAGTACCGGACCGTCCCCGCGTCGGGCTCGACGAGGCCACCCAGCAGGCTCAACAGCGTCGACTTGCCGGCGCCGTTGGGGCCGAGCACCGCGACCCGTTCGCCGCGCTCGACGGTCACGTCCACGCCGTCGACGGCCAGCGTCCCGTCCGGGTAGGCGTACCGGAGCCCGCTGGCCGAGAGGACGGTCACGCGAGGACCACCCCGGTGACGGTCGCCGCGACCACAGCGCCGAACGCGGCGTCGGCGAGCCCCAGCGGTGCCCGCGGCCGGGCGGGGGTCACACCGGTCCCGCCCCGTGCGCGTGCCGCTCGCTCGACGCGCTCGCCGCGTTCGAGGCTGCGAAGCAGGAAGGTCCCGAGGAAGTTCCCGGAGTCGCGCCAGCTCCGCTGGATCTCCGGGTCCGCGACTGTCCGGCCGCGCCGCGCCCGCACCATCCGTCCCAGTTCCGCGAAGAACAACAGGAGATACCGATAGGTGATCGCCAGGAGCGTCACGGCGATCGTCGGCGCGCGAAGCCGGCGCAGCGCCGACAACAGCGCCGAGAACCGCGTCGTCAACAGCAACACGGTCAGAAAGCCCACACAGGCGGCGACCCGGACGGTGAACGTGACGACGTACTCGACGCCCGCTGCCGACAACGGAAGCGGCGTCCACGGGAGGGACGGGCCGCCCATCAGGAGCATCTGCGGGCCGACGACGACGAACGCGACGGCAGGGGGTCCCGTCACCCGACCCAGGAACGCCCGAGCGGGGACCCGCGAGAGGGCCGCCAGCGCGGCCGCCAGCCCCGCCAGTGCCAGGACCGTCGAAAGCTCCCGCTGGACGACGGTCGTGACGAGCAACGCCAGGACGCCCAGCAGCTTCACCGACGGCGCGACGGCCTGGAGGAACCCCCGACGGTTCGGGGCGTCCTCGGCGAGCAGGACCCATCGTGCGTGGGCGGCGACGGCGGCGAGGGTCCGGTCGAGCAGGTCAGCCCGCATCTGTCTCGGCCCCGAGCAGCCGGCCGATCGCCAGCGCGACCACGAGCGTCAGTCCGGTGCCGACGACGGCCGAGACGAAGGTCCCGGCGGCACCGCCCAGCCCCGGAACCGCGTAGTCCGGCAACGGCGCGGTCGCCACCGGCTCGGCGTCGTCGGTCGCGCCCGTCACCTCGGCGGCGTTCTCCAGCGGTTCGGCGTACCCGACGGCGCCGGCCGCCCAGCCGAACACCGGGGCCAACAGCGTCAGCGCGAGCAGGACCGCGAACGCTTTCGGGAGCCACTCAGGCATCCGGGGTCACCTCGGTGACGCCGGCAGGACGGAGGTCGGGCCGGGCGCGGGCGAGATAACGGTAGACGACGGCGGTGATCGCTCCTTCGACCAGCCCTAACAGGAGGTGGCCCACACCCATGATCGCCAGCGTCGTCAGGAGCTGGTACTGGAACGCCGAGGAGAGCCCGAGTTGGAGGGCGGCCGTGAGCGCACCGGCAGTGATCCCGAGCCATCCGGCCGCGAAGGCCGCCCGGAACTCCCCGTAGGGGGCGACCAGTCGATAGACGGCGTAGCCGACGTACACCTCGACGATGGCCATGTTGAAGACGTTCGCACCCAACACTACCAGTCCGCCGTCCCCGAAGACGAGGGCCTGGATAGCCACGACCGTCGCGACACAGAGCGCGCCCAGGTGCGGGCCGAGCAAGATTGCGGCGAACGCCCCGCCGACGAAGTGGGCGCTCGTGCCGCCGGGGATCGGCCAGTTGAGCATCTGTGCGGCGAACACGCCGGCGGCGACGACACCCAGCAGCGGCGCACGCTGTTGGGAGATGTCACCACCGACCCGCCTGGCGGCGAGACTCAGCACCCCGGCGCTGAGCACACCGAACAGCAACGCGAGCGGCAGATCGATGTAGCCGTCGGGAATGTGCATACTCTCCGCTTCCGTCGAGCCCGGCAATAATACTTCGCCATCGCGCAGTATTATCGGTACCGAGTGGGTAGCCATATATCGGCCATCCACGTACGGGCGGACATGAGCGACGAGTTCGACCGGATCAGTCTCACGCTGCCGTCGTCGATGGTCGACCGGCTCGACGGGATCGTCGACGACTGGGAGTACCCCAGTCGGTCGGCCGCCGTCCGTGACTCGCTCCGTGACTTCTTCGGGACCTACGAGTGGGAGTCCGACGGTGACCAGCACCACCACGGGACGATCGTCGTCGTCCACGACCACCACGCGGCCGGCATCGCGGACGAACTCCAGACGATCCAACACGAGATGGCCGACGCGATCACGTCGGTCCAGCATATCCACCTCTCACACGACACCTGTATGGAGACCCTCGTCGTCGAGGGCGGGGGGAGCGATATCACTGCGCTGGCCAACCGTCTCCGCTCGGTCACCGGCGTCCAGCAAGTCAAGGTCGTCGTCGTCGACGAGTAGCCGCGGCCGCCGACGAGTAGCTGCGGTCGTCGACGAGTAGCCGCGGCCGCCGACGAGTAACCGCGGCCGCCGACGGGTCGTCGCGCCGGTTTCCAGCAGATACTGCCGGCGCTCTTTTCGGCAGCCGATCTTCCTGTGTACTTTTCGTATTCTGCGTAGATATTGTGCAAACATCCGAGAATATCGAACAGTGTTTTCATATCCTTATACACAACCCGCGTTCTCAAGGAGAGTATAAGATTCGATCAGTAACCCTTATTTACTTCCTGTGGATGTCCAACGATGTGAACCAAATGATGGACGGACGTGCTTATTTGGGCGGAAAGGCGCTCAATACGTTCAGTAGTAGCGTGTATAAGGTCGAAGATGATGACGGATTCACGGAGGTGGACGCATGAGCGATCGGCTGGTCAGTCGCCGTGGGTTCCTCGGTTCCTCGGCCGTCCTGGCCGGGACTGCACTCGCCGGCTGTTCCGGTGGGTCGGCCTCCGGTGACGACACGATCAAACTCGGCGTCCTCGAAGACCGTTCGGGTAACTTCGCGCTCGTCGGGGACCCGAAACACAAGGCGTCGCTGCTGGCGATCGAGGAGATCAACGAGAACGGCGGGATCGACGGCCAGCAGATCGAGGTGTTCGACCCGGACCCGCAGTCGGACAATCAGCGCTACCAGGAGCTCACTCGGCGGATGATCAACCAGAACAACGTCGACGCCCTGTGGGCCGGCTACTCCTCGGCCACCCGCGAGGCCATCCGCCCGATCATCGACCGTGAGGACCAGCTGTACTTCTACACCACCCAGTACGAGGGCGGTGTCTGTGACAAGAACGTCTTCGCCGTCGGACCGACCGCTCGCCAGCAACTCGGGAGCGTCCTCCCCTACCCCGTCGAGGAGTACGGC from Haloarcula pelagica carries:
- a CDS encoding energy-coupling factor ABC transporter permease, with the protein product MHIPDGYIDLPLALLFGVLSAGVLSLAARRVGGDISQQRAPLLGVVAAGVFAAQMLNWPIPGGTSAHFVGGAFAAILLGPHLGALCVATVVAIQALVFGDGGLVVLGANVFNMAIVEVYVGYAVYRLVAPYGEFRAAFAAGWLGITAGALTAALQLGLSSAFQYQLLTTLAIMGVGHLLLGLVEGAITAVVYRYLARARPDLRPAGVTEVTPDA
- a CDS encoding energy-coupling factor ABC transporter ATP-binding protein; this translates as MTVLSASGLRYAYPDGTLAVDGVDVTVERGERVAVLGPNGAGKSTLLSLLGGLVEPDAGTVRYFEETTDADAVRDRLSVLTQNPAEYLFNPTVREDLAYGPAQQDRSAAEVDRRVERVAERLELDGLLSKPPFRLSGGQQRRAALASALTVEPEVLLLDEPLSNVDAANRATILDLFDELVADGATLVVSTPDTELVPHVADRVILVDAAGEVAATGPTREILTDTALLSACSLRPPQVVRLFEGRAGEPPLTVAEAADRLDGTD
- the cbiQ gene encoding cobalt ECF transporter T component CbiQ gives rise to the protein MRADLLDRTLAAVAAHARWVLLAEDAPNRRGFLQAVAPSVKLLGVLALLVTTVVQRELSTVLALAGLAAALAALSRVPARAFLGRVTGPPAVAFVVVGPQMLLMGGPSLPWTPLPLSAAGVEYVVTFTVRVAACVGFLTVLLLTTRFSALLSALRRLRAPTIAVTLLAITYRYLLLFFAELGRMVRARRGRTVADPEIQRSWRDSGNFLGTFLLRSLERGERVERAARARGGTGVTPARPRAPLGLADAAFGAVVAATVTGVVLA
- a CDS encoding PDGLE domain-containing protein, giving the protein MPEWLPKAFAVLLALTLLAPVFGWAAGAVGYAEPLENAAEVTGATDDAEPVATAPLPDYAVPGLGGAAGTFVSAVVGTGLTLVVALAIGRLLGAETDAG
- the nikR gene encoding nickel-responsive transcriptional regulator NikR, yielding MSDEFDRISLTLPSSMVDRLDGIVDDWEYPSRSAAVRDSLRDFFGTYEWESDGDQHHHGTIVVVHDHHAAGIADELQTIQHEMADAITSVQHIHLSHDTCMETLVVEGGGSDITALANRLRSVTGVQQVKVVVVDE